In one window of Nocardiopsis aegyptia DNA:
- a CDS encoding LLM class flavin-dependent oxidoreductase: protein MAAPAGTADTEYGIFLPIGNGGWIISETAPHPEATYDYNKKAAVLADAHGFDFIMSMGKWRGYDGSTDHWGRTLESMTMMSGLAEATERVKVWATIHTNLFNPAIAAKMYTTLQEISDGRAGMNIVVGSYADEFGQMGLWNEDLDHAARYRYTEEWTSLLERLWTEDSVTHQGEFFTLDDCRSRPHPNPAPTLISAGRSDTGLEFQARHCDGSFLTAQDLPGLREASLDVKARARKQGRSIRTYSMLTVIMDETDAAAEERRREYGRGADVDAIVNMKRSWGLPLDKALSLTAENPEDEAFQTTFVTGSPDTVTRRIREIVEYAELDGLMLIFPDYHADLAEFGEKVMPRLRDAEADASVAAGADAGAGVGSASDTAPAGGAGAR, encoded by the coding sequence ATGGCGGCACCGGCTGGGACGGCCGACACGGAGTACGGGATCTTCCTGCCCATCGGCAACGGTGGCTGGATCATCTCCGAGACGGCACCGCACCCCGAGGCGACCTACGACTACAACAAGAAGGCGGCGGTGCTGGCCGACGCCCACGGCTTCGACTTCATCATGTCCATGGGCAAGTGGCGCGGCTACGACGGGTCCACCGACCACTGGGGCCGCACCCTGGAGTCGATGACGATGATGTCGGGCCTGGCCGAGGCCACGGAGCGGGTGAAGGTGTGGGCCACCATCCACACCAACCTGTTCAACCCGGCCATCGCCGCCAAGATGTACACGACCCTGCAGGAGATCAGCGATGGCCGCGCCGGCATGAACATCGTCGTGGGCTCCTACGCCGACGAGTTCGGGCAGATGGGCCTGTGGAACGAGGACCTCGACCACGCCGCGCGCTACCGGTACACCGAGGAGTGGACCTCCCTCCTCGAACGCCTGTGGACGGAGGACTCCGTCACCCACCAGGGCGAGTTCTTCACCCTGGACGACTGCCGCTCGCGCCCGCACCCGAACCCGGCGCCCACGCTGATCAGCGCCGGACGCTCCGACACCGGCCTGGAGTTCCAGGCCAGGCACTGCGACGGCTCGTTCCTGACCGCGCAGGACCTGCCCGGTCTGCGGGAGGCCAGCCTCGACGTGAAGGCTCGCGCGCGCAAGCAGGGCCGGTCCATCCGGACGTACTCGATGCTCACGGTCATCATGGACGAGACCGACGCCGCCGCCGAGGAGCGGCGGCGCGAGTACGGGCGCGGCGCCGACGTGGACGCGATCGTCAACATGAAGCGCTCGTGGGGCCTGCCGCTGGACAAGGCGCTGTCCCTGACCGCGGAGAACCCCGAGGACGAGGCCTTCCAGACCACCTTCGTCACCGGGTCCCCCGACACCGTGACCAGGCGTATCCGCGAGATCGTCGAGTACGCGGAGCTGGACGGGCTGATGCTCATCTTCCCCGACTACCACGCGGACCTGGCCGAGTTCGGCGAGAAGGTCATGCCGCGGCTGCGGGACGCGGAGGCGGATGCGTCCGTGGCCGCGGGTGCGGACGCCGGCGCGGGCGTGGGCTCGGCTTCGGACACGGCACCGGCCGGCGGGGCGGGGGCGCGTTGA
- a CDS encoding HEAT repeat domain-containing protein: MAAEEVYSVERVMEHGPEIYAGTDLDVRAVVARMPHEVKEHVLLDRVPWHRFPHAYGTDDSVPRGLAALRSDDPAQVERALGSLWSTVCHQGATSPSGALAVPFLLRAAADPSAHGRAGTLELVAELARPEHFGDGTRAGLLRSTEDRVLWDNNGYLVHWSVEAARDAVAADADILLSLLDDPVPDIRSPACYALATASGAVGRISAALHDRFRVEEEPAVRASLVLAIGQLARERADGHAVAWTRGLWSDPARPAEVRVGGALAWWCLVDDPVPAELRAVLDDVVTDDTVRLMADVPWMRAVDEHGAGLTRCVARMLRPDARPVVAPDPSV; this comes from the coding sequence GTGGCGGCGGAAGAGGTCTACAGCGTCGAGCGCGTCATGGAGCACGGCCCGGAGATCTACGCCGGGACCGATCTGGACGTGCGGGCGGTGGTGGCGCGGATGCCTCACGAGGTCAAGGAGCACGTCCTCCTCGACCGCGTGCCCTGGCACCGCTTCCCCCACGCCTACGGGACGGACGACTCCGTGCCGCGCGGGCTCGCAGCGCTCCGCTCGGACGATCCGGCACAGGTGGAGCGGGCGCTCGGCTCGCTCTGGAGCACCGTCTGCCACCAGGGCGCGACGTCCCCGTCCGGCGCCCTCGCGGTTCCCTTCCTGCTCCGGGCCGCCGCCGATCCCTCGGCGCACGGCCGAGCGGGCACGCTGGAACTGGTCGCCGAACTGGCGAGGCCCGAGCACTTCGGTGACGGCACCCGCGCGGGCCTCCTCCGCAGTACGGAGGACCGGGTGCTGTGGGACAACAACGGCTACCTCGTGCACTGGTCCGTCGAGGCGGCACGGGACGCCGTCGCCGCCGATGCCGACATCCTCCTGTCCCTCCTCGACGATCCCGTCCCCGACATCAGGAGTCCGGCCTGCTACGCGCTGGCCACCGCCTCCGGTGCGGTCGGCCGGATCTCGGCCGCACTGCACGACCGGTTCCGTGTCGAGGAGGAGCCGGCGGTCCGGGCGAGCCTGGTCCTGGCGATCGGTCAACTGGCCCGGGAGCGCGCCGACGGGCACGCGGTCGCGTGGACCCGTGGCCTGTGGTCGGACCCGGCGCGGCCCGCCGAGGTCAGAGTGGGCGGCGCGCTGGCGTGGTGGTGCCTGGTGGACGATCCGGTTCCCGCGGAGCTGCGGGCCGTCCTCGACGACGTCGTCACGGACGACACGGTCCGTCTCATGGCGGACGTGCCGTGGATGCGGGCGGTCGACGAGCACGGAGCCGGGCTGACCCGTTGCGTGGCGCGGATGTTGCGCCCTGACGCGCGTCCGGTGGTCGCTCCCGACCCGTCCGTCTGA
- a CDS encoding flavin reductase family protein, with protein MTTPEPVPGSTDIRHEPAALRDGLARMATSVSVVTAEVDGRRHGFTANSVVSVSADPPLVAICLASTAECHEAFTRARTVAVNVLADGQERLSRVFATRGADKFDAAPFTTGDLGAPVLPGSAVALEGTVHSRHRAGDHTMILFDVAYVRIGQSAPLVYQERRFHRLDAA; from the coding sequence ATGACCACACCCGAGCCCGTCCCGGGCTCCACCGACATACGACACGAGCCCGCCGCCCTGCGCGACGGCCTGGCGCGCATGGCCACGTCGGTCAGCGTCGTCACCGCCGAGGTCGACGGCCGCCGCCACGGCTTCACCGCCAACAGCGTCGTCTCGGTCTCCGCCGACCCGCCGCTGGTCGCGATCTGCCTCGCCTCCACCGCCGAGTGCCACGAGGCCTTCACCCGCGCACGGACCGTCGCGGTCAACGTCCTGGCCGACGGCCAGGAACGGCTGTCCAGGGTGTTCGCCACCCGCGGCGCCGACAAGTTCGACGCGGCCCCCTTCACCACCGGCGACCTGGGCGCGCCCGTCCTGCCGGGATCCGCCGTCGCGCTGGAGGGCACCGTCCACTCACGGCACCGCGCCGGCGACCACACGATGATCCTGTTCGACGTGGCCTACGTGCGGATCGGGCAATCCGCGCCGCTGGTCTACCAGGAGCGCAGGTTCCACCGGCTGGACGCCGCATGA
- a CDS encoding ABC transporter substrate-binding protein translates to MSTPTANPRRLLLRSAAAATTASAVLLVSACGSGEAEDSEPEVAAVIDEERCQTNRDAGTITYITGYQYQASVSILEAVAADALGYFEAVCLDVEIQPGTGDTIGNAQTVAAGTAQLTSMGSEAEILMANDADIDVIGVATYGHVPIATLLTGTDVEELSDLEGATLGHKGNMPAPLEAMLVSDGVDMDSIEQVEVGYDPSVLPRDQVQALTGFRSNEPFLLSDMEEEYNEWLPEDYGVVGSFGVMATNRDFADENPTVVEDVLRAMSRAFDHCVDNGEECVEFAAELSESGYDVEHNLRVWNAEHELVTASTQESSPAGYIDLTLTEAEGQTLVDNGQLDEMPDLEPLFDPRYLEAVHVAGDVAWPAE, encoded by the coding sequence ATGTCCACCCCCACCGCCAACCCCAGACGCCTCCTTCTGCGCTCCGCCGCGGCCGCGACGACGGCCTCCGCCGTTCTGCTGGTCTCGGCGTGCGGCAGCGGAGAGGCAGAGGACAGCGAGCCGGAGGTCGCCGCCGTGATCGATGAGGAGCGGTGCCAGACCAACCGGGATGCCGGAACGATCACGTACATCACCGGCTACCAGTACCAGGCCTCCGTCAGCATCCTGGAGGCCGTCGCGGCCGACGCCCTCGGCTACTTCGAGGCCGTGTGCCTCGACGTCGAGATCCAGCCCGGTACGGGCGACACCATCGGCAACGCCCAGACGGTCGCGGCGGGCACCGCCCAGCTGACCTCGATGGGCAGCGAGGCCGAGATCCTCATGGCCAACGACGCCGACATCGACGTCATCGGCGTCGCCACCTACGGCCACGTCCCGATCGCCACGCTGCTCACGGGCACGGACGTGGAGGAGCTCAGCGATCTGGAGGGCGCCACCCTGGGCCACAAGGGCAACATGCCCGCGCCGCTGGAGGCGATGCTCGTCTCCGACGGCGTCGACATGGACTCCATCGAGCAGGTGGAGGTCGGCTACGACCCGAGCGTCCTGCCGCGCGACCAGGTCCAGGCCCTCACCGGCTTCCGTTCCAACGAACCGTTCCTCCTCAGTGACATGGAGGAGGAGTACAACGAGTGGCTGCCCGAGGACTACGGGGTGGTCGGCTCGTTCGGCGTCATGGCCACCAACCGCGACTTCGCCGATGAGAACCCCACCGTGGTCGAGGACGTGCTGCGGGCGATGTCCCGTGCCTTCGACCACTGCGTGGACAACGGCGAGGAGTGCGTGGAGTTCGCGGCCGAGCTCTCCGAGTCCGGATACGACGTCGAGCACAACCTGCGGGTCTGGAACGCCGAGCACGAGCTGGTGACCGCCTCCACGCAGGAGTCCTCCCCGGCCGGGTACATCGACCTCACCCTGACCGAGGCCGAGGGCCAGACCCTCGTCGACAACGGCCAGCTCGACGAGATGCCGGACCTGGAGCCGCTGTTCGACCCCCGCTACCTGGAAGCGGTCCACGTCGCGGGCGACGTGGCCTGGCCCGCCGAGTAG
- a CDS encoding NtaA/DmoA family FMN-dependent monooxygenase (This protein belongs to a clade of FMN-dependent monooxygenases, within a broader family of flavin-dependent oxidoreductases, the luciferase-like monooxygenase (LMM) family, some of whose members use coenzyme F420 rather than FMN.), translating into MKLAFDLSFTHTEGGWSAPGSWVGAAYPDVRMFTELAIAAERGGIDMLFFGDGTGIPDTWESSMDAAVRHGVQWPRQDMSPFVAAMAQATSRIGFGLTYSSTYMHPFYVARLLNSLDHVTAGRIAFNVVASGRLADAANYGHDGLMDHDSRYERMEEFVEVCRRLWDSVEPGAIVADRETGVFADPSKVHRVDHDGTHFRVAGPLPAVPSPQGRPVLVQAGASPRGIAASAAFADVVFGLGGHLPSQVSHRARLDEALVAAGRAPEDVGILWAIQVVLGETEAEARAKKERMTGSLPPEAVGAYLSYNHGFDFSTLPERFALAEVAEAITEAQATQAGFLQRLIAQRGEDAEMERREFFEEGWRFATGYDQTIAGTPATVADELEKQFAATGSRGGFMVCNPMSMPSSLLDVVHLLVPELRRRGAVGDGYAGTTLRENLLGA; encoded by the coding sequence ATGAAGTTGGCGTTCGACCTGTCCTTCACCCACACCGAGGGCGGCTGGTCGGCACCGGGGTCCTGGGTGGGCGCCGCCTACCCCGACGTGCGGATGTTCACGGAGTTGGCGATCGCGGCCGAGCGCGGCGGGATCGACATGCTGTTCTTCGGGGACGGCACGGGGATCCCGGACACGTGGGAGTCGTCGATGGACGCGGCGGTCCGGCACGGCGTGCAGTGGCCGCGCCAGGACATGAGCCCGTTCGTGGCGGCGATGGCGCAGGCCACGAGCCGGATCGGGTTCGGGCTGACCTACTCCTCCACCTACATGCACCCCTTCTACGTGGCGCGGCTGCTGAACTCGCTGGACCACGTGACGGCGGGCCGGATCGCGTTCAACGTGGTCGCGTCGGGCCGGCTGGCGGACGCCGCCAACTACGGCCACGACGGCCTCATGGACCACGACTCCCGCTACGAGCGCATGGAGGAGTTCGTCGAGGTCTGCCGTCGGCTGTGGGACTCGGTCGAGCCGGGGGCGATCGTCGCGGACCGGGAGACGGGCGTGTTCGCCGACCCGTCCAAGGTGCACCGCGTCGACCACGACGGCACGCACTTCCGGGTGGCCGGTCCGCTGCCGGCGGTCCCCAGCCCGCAGGGGCGGCCGGTGCTGGTGCAGGCGGGGGCCTCCCCCCGGGGCATCGCGGCGTCGGCGGCCTTCGCCGACGTGGTGTTCGGGCTGGGCGGGCACCTGCCCTCCCAGGTCTCGCACCGGGCCCGGCTGGACGAGGCACTGGTCGCGGCGGGCCGCGCGCCCGAGGACGTCGGCATCCTGTGGGCGATCCAGGTGGTGCTGGGCGAGACCGAGGCCGAGGCCCGGGCCAAGAAGGAGCGGATGACCGGGAGCCTGCCGCCGGAGGCCGTGGGCGCCTACCTGTCGTACAACCACGGGTTCGACTTCTCGACCCTGCCGGAGCGGTTCGCGCTGGCGGAGGTCGCGGAGGCGATCACGGAGGCGCAGGCGACGCAGGCGGGCTTCCTGCAACGGCTGATCGCCCAGCGGGGCGAGGACGCCGAGATGGAGCGGAGGGAGTTCTTCGAGGAGGGCTGGCGGTTCGCCACCGGCTACGACCAGACGATCGCCGGTACGCCCGCCACCGTCGCCGACGAGCTGGAGAAACAGTTCGCGGCGACCGGGTCCCGGGGCGGGTTCATGGTCTGCAACCCGATGTCGATGCCGTCGTCGCTGCTGGACGTGGTGCACCTGCTGGTGCCCGAGCTGCGCCGCCGCGGCGCCGTGGGCGACGGCTACGCGGGCACGACCCTGCGGGAGAACCTCCTGGGCGCCTGA
- a CDS encoding cysteine hydrolase family protein, which yields MSEGTGLTDVSGRVWAPPGPVREGALLVVDVQRDFADPAALTWLDEADRDRVAAAVDRVSALVAAARAAGVRVVWVGLGQDPARPWAASRWLRGLPEDPSGDPDEEPCVEGSPGAAWFGVAPEPGEEVVVKRRYSGFHGTGLADTLRSAGTTWVAAAGLTTECCVDATVRDAFQLGFRTVVAADATAAYQEDAHRHALAALGQNAAVVATADALASAWGTGADGADAGRTESDSAEAEGADAGGTGAAAHERKVAG from the coding sequence TTGAGCGAGGGGACCGGCCTCACCGACGTGTCCGGGCGCGTCTGGGCCCCGCCCGGCCCCGTCCGGGAGGGCGCGCTGCTGGTCGTCGACGTGCAGCGGGACTTCGCCGACCCGGCCGCGCTCACCTGGCTGGACGAGGCGGACCGGGACCGGGTCGCCGCCGCCGTGGACCGCGTGTCCGCCCTGGTCGCGGCCGCCCGAGCCGCCGGTGTACGTGTGGTGTGGGTGGGGCTCGGGCAGGACCCGGCGCGGCCCTGGGCCGCGTCGCGCTGGCTGCGCGGCCTGCCCGAGGACCCGTCCGGCGATCCTGACGAGGAGCCCTGCGTGGAGGGGTCGCCCGGCGCCGCGTGGTTCGGGGTCGCCCCCGAGCCCGGCGAGGAGGTCGTGGTGAAGCGGCGGTACTCGGGCTTCCACGGCACCGGTCTGGCGGACACGCTCCGGTCGGCGGGCACGACCTGGGTCGCCGCCGCCGGCCTGACGACCGAGTGCTGTGTGGACGCCACCGTGCGGGACGCCTTCCAGCTCGGGTTCCGGACCGTGGTGGCGGCCGACGCCACGGCGGCCTACCAGGAGGACGCCCACCGGCACGCGTTGGCGGCCCTGGGCCAGAACGCGGCCGTGGTCGCCACCGCCGATGCCCTGGCGTCGGCGTGGGGCACGGGAGCGGACGGCGCGGATGCGGGCCGCACGGAGTCGGACAGCGCGGAAGCGGAAGGCGCCGACGCCGGCGGCACGGGAGCGGCGGCGCACGAACGGAAGGTGGCCGGGTGA
- a CDS encoding ABC transporter ATP-binding protein, which produces MSDDRIEVRGLTKTYEGGDPARPALDRVDLDVPRRHFVSLIGPSGCGKSTLLRVLAGLERPDAGRVAVFGSTPERMCAAKAVGLVPQTPALLPWLNVRRNVALPSRVNRRAGNAAGDPDELLSMVGLEDVARKYPHQLSGGMQQRVAIARAFGIRPDVLLMDEPFSALDEFTREALQLHLLRLWEHMSTTVVFVTHSVREAVTLSDEIVVMSARPGRVHEVLPVDLPRPRGSGVTADPRLHRVEDRVRASLQVAWESGAAPDDLVPL; this is translated from the coding sequence ATGAGCGACGACCGCATCGAGGTGCGCGGCCTCACCAAGACCTACGAGGGCGGCGACCCCGCCCGCCCCGCGCTCGACCGGGTCGACCTCGACGTCCCCCGGCGACACTTCGTCAGCCTCATCGGCCCCAGCGGCTGCGGCAAGTCCACGCTGCTCCGGGTGCTCGCGGGCCTGGAACGGCCCGACGCCGGGCGCGTCGCCGTCTTCGGGTCCACTCCCGAGCGGATGTGCGCCGCCAAGGCGGTGGGTCTGGTCCCCCAGACCCCCGCGCTGCTGCCGTGGCTGAACGTGCGCCGCAACGTGGCCCTGCCCTCCCGGGTCAACCGCCGCGCGGGCAACGCCGCCGGCGACCCCGACGAACTGCTGAGCATGGTGGGTCTGGAGGACGTCGCCCGCAAGTACCCGCACCAGCTCTCCGGGGGCATGCAGCAGCGCGTCGCGATCGCCCGCGCCTTCGGCATCCGCCCGGACGTCCTGCTGATGGACGAACCGTTCTCCGCCCTGGACGAGTTCACCCGCGAGGCGCTCCAGCTCCACCTGCTGCGCCTGTGGGAGCACATGTCCACGACGGTCGTGTTCGTCACCCACTCGGTGCGTGAGGCGGTCACCCTCTCCGACGAGATCGTGGTCATGTCCGCCCGCCCCGGCCGGGTGCACGAAGTCCTGCCCGTCGACCTCCCCCGTCCGCGCGGCTCCGGAGTCACGGCCGACCCCCGCCTTCACCGGGTGGAGGACCGTGTCCGCGCCTCACTGCAGGTCGCGTGGGAATCCGGCGCCGCCCCCGACGACCTCGTACCACTGTGA
- a CDS encoding DUF2795 domain-containing protein → MGVKRGVDGLRQILDAMDFPADKDAIVERALAADGDEELVSALRAMPPADFYEPNEVLRAVPLPESEPGSHTESARAREHGQEG, encoded by the coding sequence ATGGGCGTCAAGCGCGGTGTCGACGGTCTGCGGCAGATCCTGGACGCCATGGACTTCCCCGCCGACAAGGACGCCATCGTGGAACGCGCTCTGGCGGCGGACGGGGACGAGGAGCTGGTCAGCGCGCTGCGCGCGATGCCGCCCGCCGACTTCTACGAGCCGAACGAGGTCCTGCGGGCCGTCCCGCTGCCCGAGTCCGAGCCCGGATCGCACACCGAGTCCGCCCGCGCCAGGGAGCACGGCCAGGAGGGCTAG
- a CDS encoding phosphotransferase — protein MGQRPLPARRPPRRPAAPTRGRVPARPARTALARPDRRTGRRPVPAPVRVGRPGHGYPWHWSVTPWFEGRMAAELPVADRRPLAAPLADFVTRLHVPAPDDAPANPVRGVPLRDRHDRVVRYLESGRVPRPRDLRALWEGLADTPARTGPPLWVHGDLHPANLLVTAADRPCLAAVLDFGDLTSGDPATDLAAAWMLFDAPGRAAFRAALPHVDPHTWDRARGWAVVLGAATGAHSSDDPLLDAIGRHALAQALDS, from the coding sequence ATGGGACAACGCCCTCTTCCGGCTCGGAGACCGCCTCGCCGTCCGGCTGCCCCGACGCGAGGCCGCGTCCCGGCTCGTCCTGCACGAACAGCGCTGGCTCGGCCCGATCGCCGCACGGGTCGGCGTCCGGTTCCCGCCCCGGTCCGGGTCGGCCGCCCCGGCCACGGCTACCCCTGGCACTGGTCGGTCACACCCTGGTTCGAGGGCCGGATGGCCGCCGAACTGCCCGTCGCCGACCGCCGTCCGCTCGCCGCTCCGCTGGCCGACTTCGTCACCCGCCTGCACGTTCCGGCTCCCGACGACGCCCCGGCCAACCCGGTGCGCGGCGTCCCCCTGCGCGACCGCCACGACCGGGTGGTGCGGTACCTGGAGAGCGGCCGGGTCCCCCGTCCCCGCGACCTGCGCGCCCTGTGGGAAGGCCTGGCCGACACCCCCGCCCGGACGGGCCCGCCACTGTGGGTGCACGGCGACCTCCACCCGGCGAACCTGCTGGTCACGGCCGCCGACCGCCCCTGCCTGGCCGCCGTCCTCGACTTCGGCGACCTCACCTCCGGAGACCCCGCCACCGATCTCGCGGCGGCCTGGATGCTCTTCGACGCGCCCGGCCGGGCGGCCTTCCGTGCCGCACTCCCCCACGTCGACCCGCACACCTGGGACCGTGCCCGGGGCTGGGCGGTCGTGCTGGGGGCGGCGACCGGCGCGCACTCCAGCGACGACCCCCTCCTCGACGCGATCGGGCGACACGCGCTGGCCCAGGCACTCGACTCCTGA
- a CDS encoding NADPH-dependent FMN reductase, producing MGSSHVAALVGNPRPGSRTARTAEHVARLLASLTGDDHVTTIDLSAHGPAVLDPGDAAVDEAVATARSARLLVVASPVYKGTFTGLLKAFLDRMPPEGLRGTIAVPLMVGASDGHAHAAESALRPVLVELAASCPVPALYLREQTLGELGTDTDPALAWYDRHSATLSSVMGTATAPL from the coding sequence GTGGGCTCTTCCCATGTGGCCGCACTTGTCGGCAATCCCCGCCCTGGCTCGCGCACGGCCCGCACGGCCGAGCACGTCGCCCGACTGCTCGCCTCCCTCACGGGAGACGACCACGTCACCACCATCGACCTGTCCGCCCACGGCCCCGCGGTCCTCGACCCCGGCGACGCCGCGGTGGACGAGGCGGTCGCGACCGCCCGCTCGGCCCGGCTCCTGGTCGTGGCCAGCCCCGTGTACAAGGGCACGTTCACCGGCCTGCTCAAGGCCTTCCTGGACCGGATGCCCCCCGAGGGACTGCGCGGCACGATCGCCGTCCCCCTCATGGTCGGCGCCTCGGACGGGCACGCCCACGCCGCCGAGTCGGCGCTGCGCCCCGTCCTCGTCGAACTCGCCGCGTCCTGCCCGGTCCCCGCCCTCTACCTGCGCGAACAGACCCTGGGCGAACTCGGTACCGACACCGATCCCGCCCTGGCCTGGTACGACCGCCACTCCGCCACCCTCTCCTCCGTCATGGGCACCGCCACCGCACCTCTGTGA
- a CDS encoding ABC transporter permease: protein MATGTSPDVRPRPTTAPAAPPRRRRRSVLHPALWLPTVVAVLLVGAAWTAVAADQPYILPTLSEVGTTLLDDPALFVRNAGSTLQIALIGVAWGAGLAFVLALLMSEIPILRRAIMPLAVVLNVTPVIALAPALVVAFGFGMAPKVIVTAIITFFPVLINVTTGLRSVPPPVLHVFSTLHASRFEVLLRLRVPSSLPYTLAALRVVLPLSIVGAVVAEFVAAGSSSGLGTMIRNAASNAQLPHVYAAVACLAAMGVLMLAFTATVERRLLFWHESQQRTP, encoded by the coding sequence ATGGCCACGGGCACTTCCCCGGACGTCCGTCCCCGCCCCACCACCGCTCCCGCCGCGCCCCCGCGGCGCCGGCGGCGGTCGGTCCTGCACCCCGCCCTGTGGCTGCCCACGGTCGTGGCCGTGCTGCTGGTCGGCGCCGCCTGGACGGCGGTCGCCGCCGACCAGCCCTACATCCTGCCCACGCTCTCCGAGGTCGGCACCACCCTGCTCGACGATCCGGCGCTGTTCGTGCGGAACGCCGGGTCCACTCTCCAGATCGCTCTCATCGGGGTGGCCTGGGGTGCCGGACTGGCGTTCGTCCTGGCCCTGCTGATGTCGGAGATCCCGATTCTGCGCCGGGCGATCATGCCGCTGGCCGTGGTGCTGAACGTGACCCCGGTCATCGCCCTGGCGCCCGCCCTGGTCGTCGCGTTCGGCTTCGGCATGGCGCCCAAGGTCATCGTCACCGCGATCATCACGTTCTTCCCGGTGCTGATCAACGTCACGACCGGCCTGCGCTCCGTCCCGCCGCCGGTCCTGCACGTGTTCTCCACCCTGCACGCCTCACGCTTCGAGGTCCTGTTGCGCCTGCGCGTGCCGAGCAGCCTCCCCTACACCCTGGCCGCCCTGCGGGTCGTCCTCCCCCTGTCCATCGTGGGCGCGGTCGTCGCGGAGTTCGTCGCCGCCGGCTCCTCCAGCGGGCTGGGGACGATGATCCGCAACGCGGCCTCCAACGCCCAGCTGCCGCACGTCTACGCGGCCGTGGCCTGCCTGGCCGCGATGGGCGTCCTCATGCTCGCGTTCACGGCCACCGTGGAACGCAGGCTGCTGTTCTGGCACGAGTCGCAGCAGAGAACCCCCTGA
- a CDS encoding fatty acid desaturase family protein, which translates to MERTPVYFAVRLSLIALSFVGVWALFFLLGNSWWQLGTAVAMAAVFGQVGLVSHELAHLQILSKRGPSVALGRIVGNLGIGLGYGWWQDKHTRHHANPNHEELDPDVGAELLVWSEGQAEAARGLPAFLGRYQAFLFYPLLLLEGINLHVGSVRALFRRSTKQRALEGVLLGAHFVLYLGAVFAVLDPLQAVAFIAVQQGLFGVYLGCIFAPNHKGMPTLKKGEKLDFLRKQVLTSRNVRGGWFTDIALGGLNYQIEHHLFPNMPTPNLGRAQVIVREYCAEIGVPYHETGFVRSHVEALTHMHKVGAPLRERHRQAA; encoded by the coding sequence ATGGAGCGCACCCCCGTGTACTTCGCGGTTCGGCTGTCGCTGATCGCCCTCTCCTTCGTCGGCGTGTGGGCCCTGTTCTTCCTCCTCGGGAACTCCTGGTGGCAGCTGGGTACGGCCGTGGCGATGGCCGCGGTGTTCGGGCAGGTGGGGCTGGTGTCCCACGAGCTCGCCCACCTGCAGATCCTCTCCAAGCGCGGCCCGAGCGTGGCCCTGGGACGGATCGTCGGCAACCTCGGCATCGGGCTGGGGTACGGGTGGTGGCAGGACAAGCACACCCGGCACCACGCCAACCCGAACCACGAGGAGCTCGACCCCGACGTCGGCGCCGAACTGCTCGTGTGGTCCGAGGGCCAGGCCGAAGCGGCCCGCGGGCTGCCCGCCTTCCTCGGCCGCTACCAGGCGTTCCTCTTCTACCCGCTCCTGCTGCTGGAGGGCATCAACCTCCACGTGGGCAGCGTGCGCGCGCTCTTCCGGCGCAGCACCAAGCAGCGCGCCCTGGAGGGCGTGCTCCTGGGCGCGCACTTCGTGCTCTACCTCGGCGCGGTGTTCGCGGTCCTGGACCCGCTCCAGGCGGTCGCGTTCATCGCGGTGCAGCAGGGACTGTTCGGCGTCTACCTGGGCTGCATCTTCGCCCCCAACCACAAGGGCATGCCCACGCTGAAGAAGGGCGAGAAGCTCGACTTCCTCCGCAAGCAGGTGCTGACCTCGCGCAACGTGCGCGGCGGCTGGTTCACCGACATCGCGCTGGGCGGCCTCAACTACCAGATCGAGCACCACCTGTTCCCGAACATGCCCACGCCGAACCTGGGTCGGGCCCAGGTGATCGTGCGCGAGTACTGCGCGGAGATCGGTGTGCCCTACCACGAGACCGGTTTCGTGCGCTCGCACGTCGAGGCCCTCACCCACATGCACAAGGTGGGCGCGCCCCTGCGTGAGCGCCACCGCCAGGCCGCCTAG